Proteins co-encoded in one Salvelinus sp. IW2-2015 linkage group LG17, ASM291031v2, whole genome shotgun sequence genomic window:
- the znf217 gene encoding zinc finger protein 217 isoform X2: MPTHLLLPYVESPDGLGQDSLNISSGASTPGAGSSMTPHSNIVDKAEPQPEESLLEALDCMFCDQTFTHQDDLGPHVLTQHPTTLFEPAVLCVEAEYLIPGERARSKPSLLSVKEVEVFSCVVCDRTTEDASELESHMRTHKDCFPFHCNLCGRRFKEPWFLRNHIRFHKTKAQQNLDSPIIINEVIQDQVSKPVITPYKMCFTCGFFFPDKDSLVEHSKVHXKESEADEDRENDRREDSLSQEGFLRSLNLCPIPEKSSTTPERSSKWIAQLDPFNTYQAWQLATKGKVAVGPSVAKDVGLSQNNSSDNEDSGSDKEELTNIWSEGQGGDDKRVKENIDRDLKSRQTTEETPSPEPDQKSSRNDKPTRCEDCGRTFRTYHQLVLHSRVHKRERGEGESPTASIDGKLSRAGSPREEGSEDGLEVGAPGYAFYSDKSEEGFDRMKVKHLVSSRECSYCGKTFRSSYYLNIHLRTHTGEKPYKCIYCDYAAAQKTSLRYHLDRRHKDKPYTDIPNKPVVSVPSPILKEFPRNREDKQVPNRSKLWQTPNVKLATKPCANVKPEDRFNSIGGKLDGPLAQVNAEYGKLITTAAYSSSADDAHIKLPVLINPKMEGKEIDKGFEAPLNLSLKVSLSISATLIPRNALISNVCSSCAFSTLYPEVLLMHKKLVHKEKLETIKKNRSLKQKRYTGCPPALEGKDVLPLPPIDRRHPRRTKSPTPQPPAKSAEKTHPTDSPHGPKRSQTSEPPQRETALDTRRYRMMMENRTSQGQSRFTEPAEQSNTKGTKDNRSVVDRPRQSPSDSRGANGQSVRSGPGRNWNGVVWPSDTAKLCLSSRFGSLPPIDFGGEPSSKRPRYSGLPGREMDTVETSSFRTEYNRLLNSGRPQVKNSFSSQGTSLSNNXPQAYVPVKASNPPASASSSSMETDWNMINILRSYNPSDLASLYHPAVANPSHGVLTNRRGLKYAENFLLPPSSFESLPGGKA, encoded by the exons ATGCCAACTCACCTGTTGTTGCCATATGTGGAAAGTCCAGATGGACTTGGACAAGACAGTCTAAACATTAGTAGTGGTGCTAGCACGCCAGGGGCTGGCTCCAGCATGACCCCTCACAGTAACATCGTTGACAAGGCTGAGCCTCAGCCTGAGGAAAGCCTGCTGGAAGCCCTGGACTGCATGTTTTGTGACCAGACCTTCACACACCAAGATGACCTGGGCCCACACGTCCTGACCCAGCACCCCACAACACTGTTTGAACCTGCCGTTTTGTGTGTGGAGGCAGAGTACTTGATCCCAGGTGAAAGGGCCAGGTCCAAACCCAGCTTGCTATCTGTAAAGGAGGTGGAGGTGTttagctgtgttgtgtgtgatcgGACCACAGAGGACGCCAGCGAGCTGGAGAGCCACATGCGGACACACAAGGACTGTTTTCCTTTTCACTGTAACCTTTGTGGCCGGCGGTTCAAGGAACCCTGGTTTCTCAGGAACCATATCAGGTTCCATAAGACAAAGGCCCAGCAGAACCTGGACAGTCCAATTATTATCAATGAAGTCATCCAAGACCAAGTCTCAAAGCCTGTAATCACGCCTTACAAAATGTGCTTTACCTGTGGATTCTTTTTTCCCGATAAAGACAGTTTGGTGGAACACAGTAAAGTACATRGTAAAGAATCAGAAGCTGATGAAGACAGAGAAAATGATAGACGGGAAGATTCCCTCAGTCAAGAAGGTTTTTTACGGAGCCTCAACCTTTGCCCCATACCTGAGAAAAGTAGTACGACGCCAGAGAGATCCTCCAAATGGATAGCCCAACTAGACCCTTTCAACACTTACCAGGCCTGGCAACTTGCCACCAAGGGAAAGGTAGCAGTTGGTCCAAGTGTGGCTAAAGACGTAGGCCTAAGCCAAAACAACAGCTCCGACAACGAGGACTCTGGCTCAGATAAAGAAGAACTGACAAATATCTGGTCAGAAGGCCAAGGAGGTGACGACAAGCGTGTTAAGGAAAACATCGATAGAGATCTGAAATCCAGACAAACTACAGAAGAGACTCCATCACCAGAGCCTGATCAGAAGTCAAGTCGAAATGATAAGCCGACCCGCTGCGAGGACTGTGGGAGGACGTTCAGGACGTACCACCAGCTTGTTCTCCACTCCAGGGTGCACAAGAGGGAGAGGGGCGAGGGGGAGAGCCCCACCGCCTCCATTGATGGAAAGCTCTCCAGAGCAGGGTCCCCCAGAGAGGAGGGGTCTGAAGACGGGTTAGAGGTGGGAGCACCGGGATATGCCTTCTATTCAG ATAAAAGTGAAGAAGGTTTTGATCGAATGAAGGTGAAACATCTTGTGTCCTCCAGGGAATGTAGTTACTGTGGCAAGACATTCCGTTCCAGCTATTACCTCAACATTCACCTCAGGACGCATACAG GTGAAAAACCgtacaaatgtatatactgtgaCTATGCTGCAGCCCAGAAGACCTCACTGAGATATCACTTGGATCGACGTCACAAGGACAAACCATACACTGACATCCCTAATAAGCCTGTGGTATCCGTGCCATCTCCCATTTTGAAAGAATTCCCCAGAAACAGAGAAGACAAACAGGTCCCCAACAGGTCCAAACTATGGCAGACTCCCAATGTCAAACTAGCAACCAAACCTTGTGCCAATGTAAAACCAGAGGATAGATTTAATAGCATCGGTGGCAAGCTTGACGGCCCGCTTGCTCAAGTGAATGCTGAGTATGGGAAATTGATTACTACGGCTGCTTACTCCTCTTCTGCTGATGATGCGCACATAAAATTGCCTGTACTTATTAACCCGAAGATGGAAGGAAAGGAGATAGACAAGGGCTTTGAGGCTCCATTAAATTTGTCCTTAAAAGTGTCACTCTCCATCTCCGCCACCCTAATACCAAGGAACGCATTGATTTCAAATGTCTGTTCGTCCTGTGCCTTTAGCACTCTGTACCCAGAGGTCCTGCTCATGCACAAGAAGCTGGTTCACAAGGAGAAGTTGGAAACGATCAAGAAGAACAGAAGTCTTAAACAGAAGCGTTACACTGGCTGCCCCCCTGCCCTAGAGGGAAAAGATGTCCTCCCGCTGCCTCCTATTGACAGAAGACATCCTCGGCGGACCAAATCCCCAACTCCACAGCCTCCTgcaaaatctgcagagaagacCCACCCTACCGACTCTCCTCATGGGCCCAAACGGTCCCAGACCAGCGAACCACCACAGAGGGAGACAGCCCTGGACACTCGGCGGTACAGGATGATGATGGAGAATCGCACCAGTCAGGGCCAGTCCAGGTTTACAGAGCCAGCTGAACAATCCAACACCAAAGGTACAAAAGATAACAGGTCTGTAGTGGACAGACCAAGGCAGAGCCCATCGGACAGCAGAGGGGCGAACGGACAAAGTGTAAGAAGTGGCCCAGGCAGAAATTGGAACGGCGTGGTATGGCCATCCGACACTGCTAAGCTGTGCCTCTCCAGCCGGTTCGGTAGTCTGCCCCCGATYGACTTTGGTGGTGAGCCCTCCAGCAAGAGACCAAGGTACTCAGGGCTTCCCGGAAGGGAAATGGACACTGTAGAGACGTCTAGCTTTAGGACCGAGTACAACAGACTGCTGAACTCCGGGAGACCCCAAGTGAAAAACTCATTTTCGTCACAAGGAACCTCTCTCTCTAACAACAYGCCTCAGGCCTATGTCCCGGTCAAAGCGTCCAATCCTCCAGCCTCtgcaagcagcagcagcatggaGACTGACTGGAATATGATCAACATCCTCCGCTCCTACAACCCCAGTGACCTGGCCTCCCTCTACCACCCCGCCGTGGCTAACCCCAGTCACGGAGTGCTGACCAACCGAAGAG GTTTGAAGTACGCTGAGAACTTCCTGCTGCCACCATCTTCTTTTGAGAGCTTACCTGGAGGGAAGGCTTAA
- the znf217 gene encoding zinc finger protein 217 isoform X1: protein MPTHLLLPYVESPDGLGQDSLNISSGASTPGAGSSMTPHSNIVDKAEPQPEESLLEALDCMFCDQTFTHQDDLGPHVLTQHPTTLFEPAVLCVEAEYLIPGERARSKPSLLSVKEVEVFSCVVCDRTTEDASELESHMRTHKDCFPFHCNLCGRRFKEPWFLRNHIRFHKTKAQQNLDSPIIINEVIQDQVSKPVITPYKMCFTCGFFFPDKDSLVEHSKVHXKESEADEDRENDRREDSLSQEGFLRSLNLCPIPEKSSTTPERSSKWIAQLDPFNTYQAWQLATKGKVAVGPSVAKDVGLSQNNSSDNEDSGSDKEELTNIWSEGQGGDDKRVKENIDRDLKSRQTTEETPSPEPDQKSSRNDKPTRCEDCGRTFRTYHQLVLHSRVHKRERGEGESPTASIDGKLSRAGSPREEGSEDGLEVGAPGYAFYSDKSEEGFDRMKVKHLVSSRECSYCGKTFRSSYYLNIHLRTHTGEKPYKCIYCDYAAAQKTSLRYHLDRRHKDKPYTDIPNKPVVSVPSPILKEFPRNREDKQVPNRSKLWQTPNVKLATKPCANVKPEDRFNSIGGKLDGPLAQVNAEYGKLITTAAYSSSADDAHIKLPVLINPKMEGKEIDKGFEAPLNLSLKVSLSISATLIPRNALISNVCSSCAFSTLYPEVLLMHKKLVHKEKLETIKKNRSLKQKRYTGCPPALEGKDVLPLPPIDRRHPRRTKSPTPQPPAKSAEKTHPTDSPHGPKRSQTSEPPQRETALDTRRYRMMMENRTSQGQSRFTEPAEQSNTKGTKDNRSVVDRPRQSPSDSRGANGQSVRSGPGRNWNGVVWPSDTAKLCLSSRFGSLPPIDFGGEPSSKRPRYSGLPGREMDTVETSSFRTEYNRLLNSGRPQVKNSFSSQGTSLSNNXPQAYVPVKASNPPASASSSSMETDWNMINILRSYNPSDLASLYHPAVANPSHGVLTNRRGSRPSPYPASLLQRRAYSSPISSEHSGPPDKST, encoded by the exons ATGCCAACTCACCTGTTGTTGCCATATGTGGAAAGTCCAGATGGACTTGGACAAGACAGTCTAAACATTAGTAGTGGTGCTAGCACGCCAGGGGCTGGCTCCAGCATGACCCCTCACAGTAACATCGTTGACAAGGCTGAGCCTCAGCCTGAGGAAAGCCTGCTGGAAGCCCTGGACTGCATGTTTTGTGACCAGACCTTCACACACCAAGATGACCTGGGCCCACACGTCCTGACCCAGCACCCCACAACACTGTTTGAACCTGCCGTTTTGTGTGTGGAGGCAGAGTACTTGATCCCAGGTGAAAGGGCCAGGTCCAAACCCAGCTTGCTATCTGTAAAGGAGGTGGAGGTGTttagctgtgttgtgtgtgatcgGACCACAGAGGACGCCAGCGAGCTGGAGAGCCACATGCGGACACACAAGGACTGTTTTCCTTTTCACTGTAACCTTTGTGGCCGGCGGTTCAAGGAACCCTGGTTTCTCAGGAACCATATCAGGTTCCATAAGACAAAGGCCCAGCAGAACCTGGACAGTCCAATTATTATCAATGAAGTCATCCAAGACCAAGTCTCAAAGCCTGTAATCACGCCTTACAAAATGTGCTTTACCTGTGGATTCTTTTTTCCCGATAAAGACAGTTTGGTGGAACACAGTAAAGTACATRGTAAAGAATCAGAAGCTGATGAAGACAGAGAAAATGATAGACGGGAAGATTCCCTCAGTCAAGAAGGTTTTTTACGGAGCCTCAACCTTTGCCCCATACCTGAGAAAAGTAGTACGACGCCAGAGAGATCCTCCAAATGGATAGCCCAACTAGACCCTTTCAACACTTACCAGGCCTGGCAACTTGCCACCAAGGGAAAGGTAGCAGTTGGTCCAAGTGTGGCTAAAGACGTAGGCCTAAGCCAAAACAACAGCTCCGACAACGAGGACTCTGGCTCAGATAAAGAAGAACTGACAAATATCTGGTCAGAAGGCCAAGGAGGTGACGACAAGCGTGTTAAGGAAAACATCGATAGAGATCTGAAATCCAGACAAACTACAGAAGAGACTCCATCACCAGAGCCTGATCAGAAGTCAAGTCGAAATGATAAGCCGACCCGCTGCGAGGACTGTGGGAGGACGTTCAGGACGTACCACCAGCTTGTTCTCCACTCCAGGGTGCACAAGAGGGAGAGGGGCGAGGGGGAGAGCCCCACCGCCTCCATTGATGGAAAGCTCTCCAGAGCAGGGTCCCCCAGAGAGGAGGGGTCTGAAGACGGGTTAGAGGTGGGAGCACCGGGATATGCCTTCTATTCAG ATAAAAGTGAAGAAGGTTTTGATCGAATGAAGGTGAAACATCTTGTGTCCTCCAGGGAATGTAGTTACTGTGGCAAGACATTCCGTTCCAGCTATTACCTCAACATTCACCTCAGGACGCATACAG GTGAAAAACCgtacaaatgtatatactgtgaCTATGCTGCAGCCCAGAAGACCTCACTGAGATATCACTTGGATCGACGTCACAAGGACAAACCATACACTGACATCCCTAATAAGCCTGTGGTATCCGTGCCATCTCCCATTTTGAAAGAATTCCCCAGAAACAGAGAAGACAAACAGGTCCCCAACAGGTCCAAACTATGGCAGACTCCCAATGTCAAACTAGCAACCAAACCTTGTGCCAATGTAAAACCAGAGGATAGATTTAATAGCATCGGTGGCAAGCTTGACGGCCCGCTTGCTCAAGTGAATGCTGAGTATGGGAAATTGATTACTACGGCTGCTTACTCCTCTTCTGCTGATGATGCGCACATAAAATTGCCTGTACTTATTAACCCGAAGATGGAAGGAAAGGAGATAGACAAGGGCTTTGAGGCTCCATTAAATTTGTCCTTAAAAGTGTCACTCTCCATCTCCGCCACCCTAATACCAAGGAACGCATTGATTTCAAATGTCTGTTCGTCCTGTGCCTTTAGCACTCTGTACCCAGAGGTCCTGCTCATGCACAAGAAGCTGGTTCACAAGGAGAAGTTGGAAACGATCAAGAAGAACAGAAGTCTTAAACAGAAGCGTTACACTGGCTGCCCCCCTGCCCTAGAGGGAAAAGATGTCCTCCCGCTGCCTCCTATTGACAGAAGACATCCTCGGCGGACCAAATCCCCAACTCCACAGCCTCCTgcaaaatctgcagagaagacCCACCCTACCGACTCTCCTCATGGGCCCAAACGGTCCCAGACCAGCGAACCACCACAGAGGGAGACAGCCCTGGACACTCGGCGGTACAGGATGATGATGGAGAATCGCACCAGTCAGGGCCAGTCCAGGTTTACAGAGCCAGCTGAACAATCCAACACCAAAGGTACAAAAGATAACAGGTCTGTAGTGGACAGACCAAGGCAGAGCCCATCGGACAGCAGAGGGGCGAACGGACAAAGTGTAAGAAGTGGCCCAGGCAGAAATTGGAACGGCGTGGTATGGCCATCCGACACTGCTAAGCTGTGCCTCTCCAGCCGGTTCGGTAGTCTGCCCCCGATYGACTTTGGTGGTGAGCCCTCCAGCAAGAGACCAAGGTACTCAGGGCTTCCCGGAAGGGAAATGGACACTGTAGAGACGTCTAGCTTTAGGACCGAGTACAACAGACTGCTGAACTCCGGGAGACCCCAAGTGAAAAACTCATTTTCGTCACAAGGAACCTCTCTCTCTAACAACAYGCCTCAGGCCTATGTCCCGGTCAAAGCGTCCAATCCTCCAGCCTCtgcaagcagcagcagcatggaGACTGACTGGAATATGATCAACATCCTCCGCTCCTACAACCCCAGTGACCTGGCCTCCCTCTACCACCCCGCCGTGGCTAACCCCAGTCACGGAGTGCTGACCAACCGAAGAG GGAGTAGGCCATCACCCTACCCAGCTAGTTTGCTACAGAGGAGAGCCTATTCCAGCCCCATCAGTAGTGAACACAGTGGACCCCCTGACAAAAGTACTTAG